From the Candidatus Cloacimonas sp. genome, the window GTCAGTTCCAGTATGAACAGACTCAAAGCAGAATCGGCAAAACCCTGTGGGATGGTTTGGATCTCTACATAGAGAACTCTCCACTGTTCCACGCAGACAAGATTGAAACTCCTGTTCTGATAATGGCAAACGATGCTGATGAAGCCGTTCCATGGTACCAGGGTATTGAATACTTTACAGCTCTCCGCAGACTTGGTAAGCCGGCATGGATGCTGCAATACAACAAAGAGTCGCATAACCTTGGAGACAGAGTAAATGCAAAAGATTTGAGCATCAGACTCTCACAATTTTTTGACCACTTCCTTAAAGGTGCTCCAATGCCTGTATGGATGAAAACAGGCGTTCCGGCAACACTAAAGGGTATTGACTGGGGCTTGGAAATTGCAGAGTAGGGTACTTTTTTAACGTAACTCGTGGCACGATATGTGGTATATCACTATGGATGACCAGATTAATCAATATGTTTGAATAAATTAAATTCAGTAAGAGCCTTAATATGTGACAAATACCACTTATCGTGCCACGAGGCTAGCCTTTATTTATTAGCTGATAATCATTAAAATTCCAAAGACAATCATGCCCAATGCGTACCATTGTTGGATAGGGCCTTCTGCACGGTCTATTTT encodes:
- a CDS encoding prolyl oligopeptidase family serine peptidase, whose protein sequence is QFQYEQTQSRIGKTLWDGLDLYIENSPLFHADKIETPVLIMANDADEAVPWYQGIEYFTALRRLGKPAWMLQYNKESHNLGDRVNAKDLSIRLSQFFDHFLKGAPMPVWMKTGVPATLKGIDWGLEIAE